The proteins below are encoded in one region of Rhododendron vialii isolate Sample 1 chromosome 7a, ASM3025357v1:
- the LOC131332752 gene encoding pectinesterase inhibitor-like yields MASTLATLSMLLCLSLLFMSIDPSFAGHHHKKHHHKKHHDKHKSRLKKMCSKTSDRESCLDFMKTDSRTSGADNRGLLEIAIDLAYSKATDIHKDLNSLYDNSGDYRMKDRYNSCSKNYHDTLRNLDLIKKLFNDRDYERIEVQISDSMEEVRDCKNQLENNDNDSYDLKKRTKEFELLCDVVKVSAKYLEGKDRDDKDQDDEDDEDDD; encoded by the coding sequence ATGGCTTCTACTCTTGCTACCCTTTCCATGCTCCTTTGCCTATCACTCCTATTCATGTCCATCGATCCCTCATTTGCTGGCCATCATCACAAAAAACACCATCACAAAAAACACCATGACAAGCACAAGTCCAGGCTCAAGAAAATGTGCTCCAAGACATCCGATCGCGAATCGTGCTTGGACTTCATGAAGACCGATTCACGTACCTCAGGTGCTGACAACCGTGGCCTCCTTGAGATCGCGATTGACTTAGCCTACTCCAAGGCTACAGACATCCACAAAGATCTTAATTCTCTGTATGATAACTCAGGAGACTACAGGATGAAGGACCGATACAACTCATGCTCCAAAAACTATCACGATACCTTGAGAAACCTCGACTTAATCAAGAAGCTCTTCAATGATCGTGATTACGAGCGTATTGAAGTTCAGATTAGTGATTCCATGGAAGAAGTTCGTGACTGCAAGAATCAACTCGAGAATAATGACAATGACTCGTATGACCTCAAGAAAAGGACTAAGGAATTTGAACTTCTTTGCGATGTCGTCAAGGTTTCTGCCAAGTATTTGGAAGGTAAAGATCGCGACGATAAAGACCAAGATGATGAAGATGACGAAGATGATGATTGA
- the LOC131333480 gene encoding growth-regulating factor 4-like isoform X2 → MSGGESSSVAEGGAGGFRPPFTAMQWQELEHQALIYKYLVAGMAVPPDLVIPIRQSFDSISARFFHQSSLGYCSYYGKKIDPEPGRCRRTDGKKWRCSKDAYPESKYCERHMHRGRNRSRKHVESQSTSQSLSAVISHGTPGSTGGTGSFQNLPLQSIVDNKDSLLGSNASKWQMEPVSYGVNNKEYRYFHGNQPEEDKQGFLPEGSGGVRALGLDRNIDPSLIPSYGAHLQSDSCQPHMLQDFDLMSNSAMARQRQQHCFFGSDVGSLGALKQESHAIRPFWEDGGPKDRASWADLDDHGYEKNAFATTQLSISARSSYSPNDD, encoded by the exons ATGAGTGGTGGTGAATCGTCTTCGGTGGCGGAGGGTGGGGCGGGGGGGTTCCGGCCGCCATTCACGGCGATGCAGTGGCAGGAGCTGGAGCATCAGGCTCTCATATACAAGTACCTCGTCGCCGGTATGGCCGTGCCTCCCGATCTCGTCATCCCGATCCGCCAGAGCTTCGATTCTATCTCCGCCCGGTTCTTTCACCAATCCAGCT TGGGCTATTGTTCCTATTATGGGAAGAAAATAGACCCTGAGCCTGGCAGATGTCGGAGGACGGACGGAAAGAAGTGGAGGTGCTCCAAAGATGCTTATCCTGAGTCCAAATACTGTGAGCGGCACATGCACCGAGGCCGCAACCGTTCAAGAAAGCATGTGGAATCTCAATCTACCTCTCAGTCATTGTCAGCTGTGATATCACATGGGACTCCTGGGAGTACTGGTGGAACTGGTAGCTTCCAAAACCTGCCTCTGCAATCCATTGTTGATAATAAGGACTCATTGCTTGGAAGCAATGCATCAAAATGGCAGATGGAGCCTGTATCCTATGGGGTCAATAACAAGGAGTACAG GTATTTCCATGGAAACCAACCTGAAGAAGACAAACAAGGTTTCCTTCCAGAAGGTTCAGGAGGTGTCCGGGCTCTAGGATTGGATCGTAATATAGACCCCTCTCTGATTCCAAGTTATGGTGCTCATCTGCAAAGTGATTCCTGTCAACCACACATGCTGCAGGATTTTGATTTGATGAGCAATTCTGCAATGGCAAGACAGCGGCAGCAACATTGCTTCTTTGGAAGTGATGTTGGTTCACTGGGGGCCTTGAAACAGGAGAGTCATGCTATAAGGCCTTTCTGGGAGGACGGTGGGCCTAAAGATAGAGCTTCGTGGGCCGATCTTGATGATCATGGATATGAAAAGAATGCATTTGCCACCACTCAGCTATCAATCTCTGCTAGGAGTTCTTATTCCCCTAATG ATGATTGA
- the LOC131333538 gene encoding uncharacterized protein LOC131333538 isoform X2 — protein MLIPVWPGLNFWYILGIISSPSWFFSLLAMDFFKKTSGFVFTFLILTLLLLWSAGNFVLSMLYFSLRRNPNTDRLFLGYQRAGKTFGYALLFFGNVGLYYLSEKSVASILTFLFLAFSCICTLFCIQPYTDFGTIEFLLSASLNQTLSLFGLRSSYSWLVIIACILIAGIRYHLEPVHPPGLEATSDEGQLDSGKLLPITSALPPPPRIVLLPDGPDSPRFASFGSEDFFTTVPETVTETLREWMEFKKGPGIRDFQIIGEAKPGYRLLGCGFPVRGTSLCMFQWVRHLQDGTRQYIEGATAPEYVVTADDVDKLIAVECIPMDDQGRQGELVWVFANGQNKITCDPDMQLEIDSYIYKGGATFSILLLLDASEIWEPTTLILKRSGFLIKDNRSQETLIAEKFSKDLSNA, from the exons ATGTTGATCCCTGTTTGGCCGGGTCTCAATTTCTGGTACATCCTGGGGATCATCTCCTCACCATCATGGTTCTTCTCACTTTTGGCGATGGATTTCTTCAAGAAAACCAGTGGCTTCGTTTTCACCTTCCTGATTTTGACACTCTTACTTCTATGGTCTGCCGGTAACTTCGTTCTTTCAATGCTCTATTTTTCATTGCGAAGAAATCCAAACACCGATCGTTTATTCCTCGGCTACCAACGTGCCGGGAAAACTTTCGGCTACGCCCTGTTGTTCTTTGGCAACGTCGGTCTCTACTACTTATCCGAGAAATCCGTTGCTTCCATTCTCACTTTCCTCTTCCTCGCCTTTTCCTGTATCTGCACGCTATTCTGCATTCAACCGTATACGGATTTTGGCACCATAGAGTTCCTCCTCAGCGCGAGTCTGAATCAAACATTGAGTCTTTTCGGGCTCCGTTCATCATACTCGTGGCTTGTTATAATTGCGTGTATTCTTATAGCCGGGATTCGGTACCATCTAGAACCGGTGCATCCCCCGGGATTAGAAGCAACTAGCGATGAAGGTCAACTCGATTCAGGGAAATTACTTCCCATCACTAGTGCCCTTCCTCCGCCGCCGAG GATAGTTTTGCTCCCAGATGGCCCTGATTCACCtaggtttgcttcttttggttCAGAAG ATTTCTTTACTACCGTACCGGAGACGGTTACGGAAACCCTCCGCGAATGGATGGAATTTAAAAAGGGCCCTGGGATAAGGGATTTCCAAATTATTGGCGAGGCTAAACCGGGGTACCGACTTCTAGGATGCGGATTTCCTGTTCGTGGAACTTCTCTCTGCATGTTCCAG TGGGTTCGTCATCTTCAGGATGGAACAAGGCAGTACATAGAGG GAGCGACAGCCCCAGAATATGTTGTCACTGCCGATGATGTGGATAAACTTATTGCTGTTGAGTGTATACCAATGGATGACCAAGGCCGTCAG GGGGAGTTGGTGTGGGTTTTTGCCAATGGTCAAAACAAAATTACTTGTG ACCCAGATATGCAATTGGAGATTGACTCATATATCTATAAAGGTGGAGCCACATTTAGCATTCTACTGCTG TTGGATGCTTCGGAGATTTGGGAGCCAACAACTCTCATTTTGAAACGATCTGGCTTCCTAATCAAGGATAACAGATCCCAAGAAACTTTAATTGCAGAGAAATTCTCTAAAGATTTATCG
- the LOC131333480 gene encoding growth-regulating factor 4-like isoform X1: MSGGESSSVAEGGAGGFRPPFTAMQWQELEHQALIYKYLVAGMAVPPDLVIPIRQSFDSISARFFHQSSLGYCSYYGKKIDPEPGRCRRTDGKKWRCSKDAYPESKYCERHMHRGRNRSRKHVESQSTSQSLSAVISHGTPGSTGGTGSFQNLPLQSIVDNKDSLLGSNASKWQMEPVSYGVNNKEYRYFHGNQPEEDKQGFLPEGSGGVRALGLDRNIDPSLIPSYGAHLQSDSCQPHMLQDFDLMSNSAMARQRQQHCFFGSDVGSLGALKQESHAIRPFWEDGGPKDRASWADLDDHGYEKNAFATTQLSISARSSYSPNGESTLKLRSTNTET; this comes from the exons ATGAGTGGTGGTGAATCGTCTTCGGTGGCGGAGGGTGGGGCGGGGGGGTTCCGGCCGCCATTCACGGCGATGCAGTGGCAGGAGCTGGAGCATCAGGCTCTCATATACAAGTACCTCGTCGCCGGTATGGCCGTGCCTCCCGATCTCGTCATCCCGATCCGCCAGAGCTTCGATTCTATCTCCGCCCGGTTCTTTCACCAATCCAGCT TGGGCTATTGTTCCTATTATGGGAAGAAAATAGACCCTGAGCCTGGCAGATGTCGGAGGACGGACGGAAAGAAGTGGAGGTGCTCCAAAGATGCTTATCCTGAGTCCAAATACTGTGAGCGGCACATGCACCGAGGCCGCAACCGTTCAAGAAAGCATGTGGAATCTCAATCTACCTCTCAGTCATTGTCAGCTGTGATATCACATGGGACTCCTGGGAGTACTGGTGGAACTGGTAGCTTCCAAAACCTGCCTCTGCAATCCATTGTTGATAATAAGGACTCATTGCTTGGAAGCAATGCATCAAAATGGCAGATGGAGCCTGTATCCTATGGGGTCAATAACAAGGAGTACAG GTATTTCCATGGAAACCAACCTGAAGAAGACAAACAAGGTTTCCTTCCAGAAGGTTCAGGAGGTGTCCGGGCTCTAGGATTGGATCGTAATATAGACCCCTCTCTGATTCCAAGTTATGGTGCTCATCTGCAAAGTGATTCCTGTCAACCACACATGCTGCAGGATTTTGATTTGATGAGCAATTCTGCAATGGCAAGACAGCGGCAGCAACATTGCTTCTTTGGAAGTGATGTTGGTTCACTGGGGGCCTTGAAACAGGAGAGTCATGCTATAAGGCCTTTCTGGGAGGACGGTGGGCCTAAAGATAGAGCTTCGTGGGCCGATCTTGATGATCATGGATATGAAAAGAATGCATTTGCCACCACTCAGCTATCAATCTCTGCTAGGAGTTCTTATTCCCCTAATGGTGAGTCCACTCTAAAATTAAGAAGCACGAACACAGAAACATGA